The Methylomarinum vadi genome has a window encoding:
- the rpsM gene encoding 30S ribosomal protein S13, with product MARIAGINVAEHKHAEIALTAIYGIGRQTAKNICAEVGIEPSVKIKDLSEDQLESIRKVISGMTVEGDLRREVSMNIKRLMDLGCFRGIRHRRGLPLRGQRTRTNARTRKGPRKPIRK from the coding sequence ATGGCACGTATTGCCGGAATAAACGTAGCAGAGCATAAGCATGCAGAAATAGCTTTAACTGCAATTTATGGTATTGGGCGTCAAACTGCAAAAAATATTTGCGCTGAGGTTGGTATTGAACCTTCGGTTAAAATTAAAGATTTATCTGAAGACCAATTGGAGTCTATCCGTAAAGTAATTTCTGGCATGACTGTCGAAGGTGATCTTCGTAGAGAAGTCTCCATGAATATTAAGCGCTTGATGGATTTGGGCTGTTTTCGAGGTATTCGTCATCGTCGCGGATTACCGTTAAGAGGGCAAAGAACCAGAACTAATGCGCGTACTCGTAAAGGTCCTCGTAAACCGATTAGAAAATAA
- the rpmJ gene encoding 50S ribosomal protein L36, which yields MKVRASVKKICRNCKVIKRNGVVRVICKDGRHKQRQG from the coding sequence GTGAAAGTTCGCGCATCTGTAAAGAAAATTTGTAGAAATTGTAAGGTTATAAAAAGAAATGGTGTTGTACGTGTCATCTGTAAAGATGGAAGGCATAAGCAGCGTCAAGGTTGA
- the rplQ gene encoding 50S ribosomal protein L17, which produces MRHRKSGRQLNRNSSHRKAMFSNMAGSLIRHELIKTTLPKAKELRKVAEPLITMSKVDSVAKRRQAFAKLRDREVVSKLFNELGPRYQQRPGGYLRIIKCGYRPGDDAPMAYVELVDRPESQDVSEEE; this is translated from the coding sequence ATGAGACATCGTAAATCTGGAAGACAGTTAAATAGAAATAGTAGTCATCGGAAAGCTATGTTTAGCAATATGGCAGGTTCTTTGATCAGGCATGAGTTGATAAAGACCACTTTGCCTAAGGCTAAAGAATTGCGGAAAGTCGCTGAACCTTTGATTACAATGTCAAAAGTGGATAGCGTCGCTAAGAGGCGTCAAGCATTCGCGAAATTACGTGATCGCGAAGTTGTGTCCAAGCTTTTCAATGAGCTGGGGCCGCGTTATCAACAAAGACCCGGTGGTTATCTACGAATTATAAAATGTGGCTACAGGCCCGGAGATGATGCTCCGATGGCTTATGTTGAGTTGGTAGACCGACCCGAGAGTCAGGATGTCTCCGAGGAAGAATAA
- the fdxA gene encoding ferredoxin FdxA — translation MTFVVTENCIKCKFTDCVDVCPVDCFHEGPNFLVIDPDECIDCTLCEPECPANAIFAEDELPEGQEMFIELNAELAKTWPSITEVKDALPDADEWNGKPDKAELLER, via the coding sequence ATGACCTTTGTAGTCACAGAAAATTGTATCAAATGTAAATTTACCGATTGCGTCGATGTATGCCCGGTCGACTGTTTTCACGAAGGGCCGAATTTTTTAGTGATTGATCCGGATGAATGTATCGATTGCACCCTATGCGAACCAGAGTGTCCGGCAAATGCAATATTCGCCGAAGATGAACTTCCTGAAGGGCAGGAGATGTTTATTGAACTAAACGCAGAATTGGCCAAAACATGGCCGAGCATTACCGAAGTAAAGGACGCATTACCGGATGCCGACGAGTGGAACGGAAAACCCGACAAAGCCGAGTTACTCGAACGATAA
- the secY gene encoding preprotein translocase subunit SecY, with product MANKIGGFSELKSRLLFVLGAFFVYRVGAHIPVPGIDPKALAIMFEQQSGSILDMFNMFSGGALRRLSLFALGIMPYISASIIMQLMTVVIPSLEQMKKEGEAGRRKISQYTRYGTVVLATFQAIGISIALQNQTAGGLNVVINPGVGFIIVTTITLVTGTIFLMWLGEQVTERGIGNGISLIIFAGIVSGLPSAIGGTLELARTGEMNGAFIVLLFLIAVAVTALVVFVERGQRRIIINYPKRQQGRRMYAGQSSFLPLKLNMAGVIPPIFASSIILFPATIAGWFGNAEGFSWLQDISTVLSPGQPVYVLCYATAIVFFCFFYTAIVFNSKETADNLKKSGAFLPGIRPGAQTSAYIDRVMTRLTLVGAFYITLVCLLPEFLIVYWNVPFYFGGTSLLIIVVVVMDFISQMQTHLMTQQYDGLMKKANLKK from the coding sequence ATGGCGAATAAAATAGGCGGGTTTTCAGAACTTAAGTCAAGGCTGCTTTTTGTTCTTGGAGCTTTCTTTGTTTATAGGGTAGGGGCCCATATTCCTGTGCCTGGGATTGACCCCAAAGCGTTGGCCATTATGTTTGAACAACAGAGTGGTTCCATTCTGGATATGTTCAACATGTTTTCTGGTGGCGCCTTAAGAAGGTTGAGCCTGTTCGCGCTTGGGATCATGCCTTATATCTCTGCATCAATCATTATGCAGTTGATGACGGTCGTTATCCCCTCTTTAGAACAGATGAAAAAGGAAGGCGAAGCGGGCCGTCGCAAGATCTCCCAATATACCCGTTATGGCACCGTTGTGTTAGCGACATTTCAAGCGATTGGTATTTCCATTGCCTTGCAAAATCAAACGGCAGGTGGTTTAAACGTTGTAATCAATCCAGGTGTCGGCTTTATTATTGTTACTACCATTACGTTGGTTACAGGAACCATATTTTTAATGTGGTTAGGTGAGCAGGTAACGGAAAGAGGAATCGGAAATGGTATTTCGTTGATCATTTTTGCCGGTATCGTTTCGGGCTTGCCTTCTGCGATTGGCGGAACATTAGAATTGGCCAGAACCGGTGAAATGAATGGTGCATTTATTGTGCTGCTGTTTTTAATCGCGGTTGCGGTCACGGCTTTAGTCGTCTTTGTCGAGCGCGGCCAACGGCGGATAATCATAAATTATCCAAAAAGACAGCAGGGCAGAAGAATGTACGCAGGCCAAAGCAGCTTTTTGCCGTTGAAATTAAATATGGCTGGCGTTATTCCTCCGATCTTTGCTTCCAGCATTATTCTATTTCCTGCTACGATCGCTGGTTGGTTCGGCAACGCAGAAGGATTTAGTTGGTTGCAAGACATATCAACTGTCCTATCGCCAGGGCAGCCTGTATATGTACTGTGCTATGCGACTGCAATCGTTTTTTTCTGCTTCTTCTATACGGCGATCGTATTTAATTCAAAAGAGACGGCAGATAATTTGAAGAAATCGGGTGCGTTTTTGCCTGGTATAAGACCTGGTGCGCAAACATCAGCCTATATCGATAGAGTAATGACCCGCTTAACATTGGTTGGTGCGTTCTATATTACACTGGTATGTTTGTTACCCGAGTTTTTGATTGTGTACTGGAATGTGCCCTTTTATTTTGGTGGTACATCGTTGTTGATCATTGTAGTTGTGGTGATGGATTTTATCTCCCAAATGCAAACACATCTGATGACACAACAATATGATGGCCTGATGAAAAAGGCCAATCTGAAAAAGTAG
- a CDS encoding ketopantoate reductase family protein, protein MSDNVLIVGAGAIGAFYGALLAKAGADVSVVCRSDYDIVKQRGFNIVSSDLGNWTFKPAQVVKSAREYQGSADYVILCTKMTTPNRAALIKDAVGPETVIVFIQNGVETEQELQNAFPDNEVVSGLAFICCNRLQAGEITHLAYGKLSLGNLPSGVSCKTRHLADLFRQGGIECVTLEDIVTGRWVKCVWNAPFNPLSVLSGGLATLDILRTQEDFVRSIMQEVCSIAAACNHPLPADIVEQNIQKTFTMPPYKTSMLLDYEKGQTMETEAILGNAVRAAAREGTSCPNLNALYAMMKLRELQLQQAKRHRKN, encoded by the coding sequence ATGAGCGATAACGTTTTAATCGTCGGCGCCGGCGCCATCGGCGCATTTTATGGCGCTTTGTTGGCGAAAGCCGGCGCCGACGTCTCGGTGGTCTGCCGCTCCGACTATGACATCGTCAAACAGCGTGGTTTCAATATCGTGAGTAGCGACTTGGGTAACTGGACTTTCAAGCCGGCACAAGTTGTCAAATCGGCAAGGGAATATCAAGGCTCGGCTGATTATGTCATTCTCTGCACAAAAATGACCACCCCTAACCGGGCCGCATTAATCAAAGACGCTGTCGGACCGGAGACGGTTATCGTCTTCATCCAGAATGGCGTTGAGACCGAGCAGGAATTACAGAACGCCTTTCCCGATAACGAAGTCGTCAGCGGCTTGGCCTTTATTTGCTGCAATCGTCTGCAAGCGGGAGAGATTACGCACCTGGCTTACGGCAAACTTTCCTTGGGCAATTTGCCTTCCGGAGTCAGCTGCAAAACGCGACATCTGGCCGATTTATTTCGACAAGGCGGCATAGAATGCGTGACATTGGAAGATATCGTCACAGGCCGCTGGGTTAAATGCGTCTGGAATGCGCCTTTTAATCCGTTATCGGTGTTATCGGGCGGTTTGGCCACGCTGGATATTTTGCGCACCCAAGAGGATTTCGTTCGCAGCATCATGCAGGAAGTCTGCTCAATCGCGGCCGCCTGTAACCATCCGCTTCCCGCTGACATCGTCGAGCAGAATATTCAAAAAACCTTTACGATGCCGCCTTATAAAACCAGTATGTTGCTGGATTATGAAAAAGGGCAAACCATGGAAACCGAAGCGATTCTTGGCAATGCGGTGCGTGCGGCCGCTCGCGAAGGCACTTCCTGCCCAAACTTGAACGCGCTTTACGCGATGATGAAATTGCGTGAACTACAATTGCAACAAGCCAAACGGCATCGAAAGAATTAG
- the rplO gene encoding 50S ribosomal protein L15, translating into MYLNSIQSAYGARKKSKRVGRGIGSTLGKTCGRGHKGQKSRSGGFHKVGFEGGQMPLQRRLPKVGFTSRIKKLTAELRLSELGLVNTDVVDLKALVEANLVPTFTKKVKVIKSGEVTKAVTIKGLAVTAGAKQAIEAAGGKVEE; encoded by the coding sequence ATGTACTTGAATAGTATCCAGTCTGCCTATGGAGCACGCAAAAAGTCTAAGCGAGTGGGCCGTGGCATAGGCTCAACTCTTGGTAAAACATGCGGCAGAGGCCATAAAGGGCAAAAATCTCGTAGCGGTGGTTTTCATAAAGTCGGTTTCGAGGGCGGTCAAATGCCTTTGCAACGCCGTTTGCCTAAGGTAGGTTTTACCTCTAGAATCAAAAAGCTTACTGCTGAATTGAGACTGAGCGAATTAGGGTTGGTTAACACTGATGTGGTCGACTTGAAAGCCTTGGTCGAGGCAAATCTGGTCCCTACTTTTACAAAAAAAGTAAAAGTGATCAAATCCGGCGAGGTGACTAAAGCCGTCACGATTAAAGGTTTGGCAGTAACAGCCGGTGCGAAACAGGCAATCGAAGCGGCCGGTGGCAAAGTAGAGGAATAA
- the rpmD gene encoding 50S ribosomal protein L30 — translation MTKSKIGRLKSHQACLKGLGLRKIRQTVEVIDTPENRGMINKISYMLKVEEV, via the coding sequence ATGACCAAAAGTAAAATTGGTCGTTTAAAAAGTCATCAGGCTTGCCTGAAAGGGTTGGGTTTGAGAAAGATTCGTCAAACTGTTGAAGTTATTGATACGCCCGAGAATCGTGGCATGATCAATAAAATTTCATACATGTTGAAAGTTGAGGAAGTTTAA
- a CDS encoding DNA-directed RNA polymerase subunit alpha, protein MQNSIAGLLRPQLVEVVSQTANHSRIVIEPLERGFGHSLGNALRRVLLSSIPGCAVTEVEIEGVLHEYTTIEGVHEDVIDILLNLKKLAVILHSKDEVTLTLTKSGPGPVKAGDIKLPHDVEIVNSDLVIANLTQEGSININLKIERGRGYVPAHARKENMENIPIGSLMVDASFSPVTKVAYHVESTRVEQRTNLDKLIVELETNGTVDPEETIKLAATILHDQLSVFVDFEKVKEQVVEEPTEPEPEFDPILLRPVDDLELTVRSANCLKAENIFYIGDLIQRTEVELLKTPNLGKKSLTEIKDILAIKGLSLGMRLENWPPENLDQSQAGM, encoded by the coding sequence ATGCAGAATTCAATTGCTGGCTTGTTAAGACCTCAATTAGTTGAGGTTGTAAGTCAGACGGCAAACCATTCGCGAATTGTTATCGAACCCTTAGAACGAGGATTCGGGCATTCATTGGGAAACGCATTAAGACGAGTTTTATTGTCTTCTATTCCAGGGTGTGCAGTTACAGAAGTTGAGATAGAAGGCGTCTTGCACGAGTACACTACCATCGAGGGTGTGCATGAGGATGTGATCGATATCCTGCTCAATTTGAAGAAGCTTGCTGTAATCCTGCATTCCAAAGATGAAGTCACATTAACTCTGACAAAAAGTGGTCCAGGTCCTGTCAAGGCAGGTGATATCAAATTACCTCACGACGTTGAGATCGTGAATTCTGATCTTGTGATCGCTAATCTAACTCAGGAAGGAAGCATTAATATTAACCTGAAGATAGAGCGTGGTCGTGGTTATGTTCCGGCTCATGCCAGAAAAGAAAACATGGAGAACATTCCAATCGGGTCTTTGATGGTGGATGCTTCTTTTAGCCCGGTGACCAAGGTGGCTTATCATGTGGAAAGTACTCGTGTTGAACAACGTACTAATCTTGATAAGTTGATCGTTGAGTTGGAAACTAATGGAACCGTCGATCCGGAAGAGACTATTAAGCTCGCTGCCACGATATTGCATGATCAGTTATCTGTTTTTGTAGACTTTGAAAAGGTCAAAGAGCAGGTGGTGGAAGAGCCGACAGAGCCGGAGCCGGAATTCGATCCTATCTTGTTGCGTCCAGTTGATGATCTGGAACTGACTGTTAGATCGGCAAATTGCTTGAAAGCTGAAAATATATTCTATATTGGTGATTTGATTCAGCGGACAGAAGTTGAGTTATTAAAAACTCCAAATTTGGGTAAAAAATCCTTAACAGAGATTAAAGATATACTTGCAATAAAAGGTTTATCATTGGGTATGCGTCTTGAAAATTGGCCGCCCGAAAATCTGGATCAATCCCAAGCTGGAATGTAA
- the rpsK gene encoding 30S ribosomal protein S11 — protein MATQNRAKKRIKKEVADGIAHVHASFNNTIITITDRKGNALSWATSGGSGFRGSRKSTPFAAQVAAEKAGSIAQEYGMKNLDVMIKGPGPGRESAVRSLNNLGFKISNIVDVTPIPHNGCRPPKKRRV, from the coding sequence ATGGCAACTCAAAATCGTGCAAAAAAACGAATTAAAAAAGAAGTCGCTGACGGCATTGCCCACGTTCATGCTTCTTTTAATAATACCATAATTACCATTACCGATAGAAAAGGTAATGCTCTGTCCTGGGCTACTTCGGGCGGCTCCGGATTTCGTGGCTCTCGTAAAAGCACGCCCTTTGCTGCCCAGGTCGCTGCGGAAAAAGCCGGCTCAATTGCTCAGGAATACGGTATGAAAAATCTTGACGTCATGATTAAAGGTCCTGGTCCCGGTCGAGAGTCAGCTGTACGTTCTTTGAACAATCTGGGTTTTAAAATTTCTAATATAGTTGACGTGACTCCTATTCCACACAATGGATGTCGCCCACCTAAAAAACGCCGCGTTTAA
- a CDS encoding CYTH domain-containing protein, whose amino-acid sequence MPLEIEHKFLLANDEWRQHIKKSVYYKQGYLSSTKQNSIRIRISDTHAWINIKSAVIGTHRLEYEYEIPLSEANEILEQLCHKPLIEKKRHFVAQDKHTWEIDEFLGANQGLVVAEIELSSLDEEFHKPSWLGKEVTHDLRYYNNNLCKFPYRDWPIKD is encoded by the coding sequence ATGCCGTTAGAAATTGAACACAAATTCCTGCTAGCCAATGACGAGTGGCGCCAGCATATTAAAAAGAGCGTTTACTACAAGCAAGGATATTTAAGCAGCACTAAGCAGAACTCCATCCGCATCAGAATATCCGACACTCATGCCTGGATAAACATTAAAAGCGCAGTTATTGGAACACATCGACTGGAGTACGAATACGAAATCCCATTATCAGAAGCAAACGAAATCTTAGAGCAACTTTGCCATAAGCCGCTAATTGAGAAAAAACGACATTTTGTTGCCCAGGATAAACACACTTGGGAAATAGACGAATTTCTAGGCGCCAACCAAGGACTAGTTGTTGCAGAAATCGAGTTATCGTCTTTAGACGAGGAGTTTCACAAGCCTTCTTGGCTAGGCAAGGAAGTCACCCATGATTTGCGCTATTACAACAACAATTTATGCAAATTCCCTTACCGTGACTGGCCTATAAAAGATTAA
- the fusA gene encoding elongation factor G, whose product MTDLSLYRNIGIFAHVDAGKTTTTERILKLTGKIHKTGEVHDGEATTDFMEQEAERGITIQSAATSCQWNGHRLNIIDTPGHVDFTIEVYRSLKVLDGGIGVFCGSGGVEPQSETNWRYANDSEVSRVIFVNKLDRIGADFYRVVKQIEDVLGAHPLVMVLPIGIEDQFKGVVDLLSRKAYVWDDSGLPENYEIQDVPADMADQVEEWREKLLETAVEQDDDLMEAYLEGQEPSVEDIKRCIRKGTIDLAFFPTYCGSAFKNKGIQLVLDAVTDFLPNPTEVKPQPETDEEGNETGNFAIVDPNKPLRALAFKIMDDRFGALTFIRIYSGRMNKGDTVLNTFTGKTERIGRIVEMHANDRIELEGAQAGDIVAVIGMKNVQTGHTLCDPKSPATLEPMVFPDPVISIAVAPKDKGGSEKLGIAIGKMVQEDPSFRVETDEDSGETILKGMGELHLDIKIDILKRTYGIDVEVGKPQVAYRETITQRIEDSYTHKKQSGGSGQYAKIDYIIEPGEPGSGFQFESTVTGGNVPREYWPAVEKGFELSLDKGVLAGFPCLDFKVNLFDGAFHAVDSSAIAFEIAAKAAYRQSIPKAGPQLLEPIMKVDVFTPEDHVGDVIGDLNRRRGMIKSQEAGPTGVRIKADAPLSEMFGYIGDLRTMTSGRGQFSMEFSHYLPCPKNVAEEVIKETQERNKNK is encoded by the coding sequence ATGACAGATCTATCGCTTTACAGAAACATCGGTATATTCGCGCACGTGGATGCCGGTAAAACCACTACGACGGAACGTATCCTTAAACTAACCGGTAAAATTCATAAAACAGGTGAGGTTCATGACGGTGAAGCAACAACCGATTTCATGGAACAGGAAGCGGAGCGCGGCATCACCATTCAATCCGCCGCCACTTCTTGCCAATGGAACGGCCACCGCCTGAACATTATCGACACCCCGGGGCACGTTGACTTCACTATTGAAGTGTATCGTTCATTGAAAGTTTTGGACGGTGGTATCGGTGTATTCTGCGGTTCCGGCGGCGTTGAGCCTCAATCGGAAACCAACTGGCGCTATGCGAACGACTCCGAAGTTTCCCGCGTGATCTTCGTTAACAAACTGGACCGTATCGGCGCCGATTTCTACCGCGTCGTCAAACAAATAGAAGATGTTCTAGGCGCACATCCATTAGTCATGGTTTTACCTATCGGCATCGAAGACCAGTTCAAAGGTGTTGTCGACCTGCTTTCTCGCAAAGCCTATGTCTGGGACGACTCTGGCCTGCCGGAAAATTACGAAATTCAAGACGTGCCTGCCGACATGGCTGACCAGGTCGAAGAATGGCGTGAAAAACTGCTCGAAACCGCCGTAGAGCAAGACGACGATTTGATGGAAGCGTACTTGGAAGGCCAAGAACCATCAGTAGAAGACATTAAACGTTGCATCCGCAAAGGAACGATCGACCTGGCCTTCTTCCCGACTTATTGTGGCTCGGCCTTCAAAAACAAAGGGATTCAACTGGTACTGGACGCCGTTACCGACTTCCTGCCGAACCCGACCGAAGTCAAACCGCAACCGGAAACCGACGAGGAAGGCAACGAAACCGGCAATTTTGCGATCGTCGACCCTAACAAACCATTGCGCGCACTGGCGTTCAAGATCATGGACGACCGCTTTGGCGCCCTGACCTTCATCCGCATTTACTCAGGCCGCATGAACAAAGGTGACACCGTACTGAACACTTTTACCGGCAAAACCGAGCGTATCGGCCGCATCGTGGAAATGCACGCCAACGATCGCATCGAACTCGAGGGCGCTCAAGCCGGCGACATCGTCGCGGTCATCGGCATGAAAAACGTGCAAACAGGACACACCTTGTGTGATCCGAAATCACCGGCCACACTGGAACCAATGGTATTCCCCGACCCGGTTATCTCGATCGCCGTCGCCCCGAAAGACAAAGGCGGTTCCGAAAAACTGGGTATTGCGATTGGTAAAATGGTACAGGAAGACCCGTCTTTCCGCGTTGAAACCGATGAAGACAGCGGCGAAACCATCCTGAAAGGCATGGGTGAGCTGCACCTGGATATCAAAATCGACATCCTGAAACGGACTTACGGTATTGACGTTGAGGTGGGTAAACCTCAGGTTGCTTATCGAGAGACCATCACACAACGCATCGAAGACAGCTATACGCACAAGAAACAATCAGGCGGTTCCGGTCAATACGCGAAAATCGATTACATCATCGAGCCGGGCGAGCCAGGCAGCGGCTTCCAGTTTGAATCTACTGTAACCGGCGGTAACGTGCCGCGCGAATACTGGCCTGCGGTTGAAAAAGGTTTTGAGCTTAGCCTGGATAAAGGCGTATTGGCGGGCTTCCCATGCCTGGACTTCAAAGTTAACTTGTTCGACGGCGCCTTCCATGCCGTTGACTCGTCAGCAATCGCGTTCGAAATCGCCGCAAAAGCAGCTTATCGTCAATCGATCCCCAAAGCCGGCCCTCAATTGCTGGAGCCCATCATGAAAGTCGACGTCTTCACCCCGGAAGACCATGTCGGCGATGTGATCGGCGACTTGAACCGTCGCCGCGGCATGATCAAATCGCAAGAAGCCGGTCCAACAGGCGTTCGCATCAAAGCCGATGCACCTTTAAGCGAAATGTTCGGTTATATCGGCGACTTACGTACGATGACCTCCGGTCGCGGCCAGTTCTCGATGGAATTCTCTCATTACTTGCCATGCCCTAAAAACGTGGCCGAAGAAGTAATTAAGGAAACCCAGGAACGCAACAAAAACAAGTAA
- the rpsD gene encoding 30S ribosomal protein S4 → MARYLGPTCKLSRREGTDLFLKSRGKSLEGKCKLDQRPGQHGTKRTRSSDYALQLRAKQRIRRMYGVLEKQFRNYYKKADQQKGATGQNLLNMLESRLDNVVYRMGYAATRAEARQLVSHKAILVNDQVTNIPSYQVQPGDVVKVREKAKKQQRIIDSLTVTEQYGFPVWVEVNSKEMSGTFKSLPDRADLGSEINEQLVVELYSK, encoded by the coding sequence ATGGCAAGATATCTTGGTCCGACTTGTAAGCTAAGTCGCAGAGAAGGTACGGATTTGTTCCTCAAAAGCAGAGGCAAATCGTTAGAAGGGAAGTGTAAGCTTGATCAACGTCCTGGTCAACATGGTACCAAGCGTACCAGAAGCTCGGACTATGCTTTGCAGCTTCGTGCAAAACAAAGAATTCGCCGGATGTACGGAGTTCTGGAAAAACAATTCAGGAATTATTACAAGAAGGCTGACCAGCAAAAAGGTGCAACCGGTCAAAATTTATTGAATATGCTGGAAAGTCGTCTGGATAACGTGGTTTACAGAATGGGTTACGCAGCAACTCGTGCGGAAGCAAGGCAATTGGTTTCCCATAAAGCCATTTTGGTTAATGATCAAGTAACAAATATACCCTCTTACCAAGTGCAGCCAGGTGACGTTGTTAAGGTTAGAGAAAAAGCAAAAAAACAACAGCGGATCATTGACTCGTTGACTGTGACCGAACAATACGGTTTTCCAGTTTGGGTCGAGGTAAATTCTAAGGAAATGAGTGGAACCTTCAAATCATTGCCTGATCGTGCCGATTTAGGTAGTGAAATAAATGAGCAGCTGGTTGTAGAGCTTTATTCTAAATAA
- a CDS encoding tetratricopeptide repeat protein, whose translation MNKTTVVAFLLLFNSGIVAASPLSDSISRIESDWAISYYLKTPEQQKTDYPLLLQRARTVGQRYPHAAEPRIWQAILLSANAEFEPALTALKSLDAAKSLLEDAIKTQPDALEGAAYVTLGTLYYMVPGWPISFGDKDKAEQLLKKALSINPNGIDANYFYGDYLLSQDKFSDAVKYFTAAIKAPTRKEQMLADLQLQKNASMALAKAQHNMNEGKSKFLSLFSTHNY comes from the coding sequence ATGAATAAAACCACTGTTGTTGCTTTTTTGCTACTTTTTAACTCAGGCATTGTCGCAGCCTCCCCATTGTCCGACTCAATCAGCCGGATTGAATCCGATTGGGCGATAAGCTACTACCTAAAAACGCCTGAACAGCAAAAGACCGATTACCCCTTACTCTTACAAAGGGCTCGCACAGTGGGCCAACGCTATCCTCATGCCGCCGAACCCAGAATTTGGCAAGCCATTCTCTTGTCGGCAAATGCGGAATTTGAGCCAGCCTTAACAGCCCTGAAGTCCTTAGACGCCGCAAAAAGCCTTTTGGAAGACGCCATAAAGACTCAACCGGATGCACTTGAAGGAGCCGCCTACGTCACTTTAGGCACGCTTTATTACATGGTGCCGGGATGGCCTATTTCATTTGGAGACAAAGACAAAGCGGAACAATTATTAAAAAAGGCATTATCAATAAATCCCAATGGTATCGACGCAAATTATTTTTATGGCGATTATTTACTTTCACAAGATAAATTTTCCGACGCGGTAAAATATTTTACCGCCGCAATAAAAGCCCCTACCCGCAAAGAACAAATGCTAGCCGATTTACAGCTACAAAAAAACGCCAGCATGGCGCTTGCAAAAGCCCAACACAATATGAATGAAGGCAAGAGCAAGTTTCTATCGTTATTTTCGACGCACAATTACTAA
- the sodB gene encoding superoxide dismutase [Fe]: MAFELPALPYANDALAPHISEETIEYHYGKHHQTYVTNLNNLVPGTEFDGLSLEEIIMKSSGGVFNNAAQVWNHTFYWNSLSPNGGGEPAGGLANAINRTFGSFEQFKEEFTKCAVTTFGSGWAWLVKNADGGLELVSTSNAACPLTDGKTPILTCDVWEHAYYIDYRNARPKYLEAFWALVNWDFAGANYDK, from the coding sequence ATGGCTTTTGAATTACCTGCATTACCATACGCAAACGATGCGCTAGCTCCTCATATATCCGAGGAAACCATCGAGTATCATTACGGTAAGCATCACCAAACTTATGTGACTAATCTGAATAATCTGGTGCCAGGTACGGAGTTTGATGGCCTGTCCTTGGAAGAAATCATCATGAAATCTTCCGGGGGTGTATTCAACAATGCGGCGCAGGTATGGAATCACACATTTTATTGGAACAGTCTGTCGCCTAATGGTGGAGGAGAGCCCGCTGGTGGTTTAGCGAACGCGATCAACAGAACATTCGGTTCTTTCGAGCAATTTAAAGAAGAATTTACCAAGTGTGCGGTGACTACTTTCGGTTCCGGTTGGGCATGGTTGGTGAAAAATGCCGATGGTGGTTTGGAGTTGGTTAGTACTAGTAATGCCGCTTGTCCTTTGACCGACGGCAAAACACCCATTTTGACCTGCGACGTTTGGGAGCATGCTTATTACATCGATTATCGTAATGCGCGACCAAAATACCTGGAAGCTTTCTGGGCCTTGGTGAATTGGGATTTTGCCGGCGCTAATTACGACAAATAA